A region of the Labeo rohita strain BAU-BD-2019 chromosome 5, IGBB_LRoh.1.0, whole genome shotgun sequence genome:
CATAGATTTCAGCAATAGATATGTGGTGTTTCGCGGCAATGTTGAAACGTCCCTGTGCAAACAGATTTGTAAGACAAAATCCCTAATCAGAAAAGTGTATTGCCAAAACTCAGAGTAGCatatttatgttaaattgtattCGAATTCTTAAATAAGACTTTTCACAGACCATGTCTGTGTAGATGTCAATGGCCTGACAGAAACAGCTTATCGCCTCTGTGTAGAAAAGTTGCAGAAGAGCCACAACAGAATTACAGACACTACATACTTTGAGATTTATTGTTGCTCATAAAATTAACAATGTGAGCTGTACCTTGAGGATCAGCCTTTTTGAACGCATTGCCAGCATCAAGAAAGTTTACGGCTGCGTTGTGCTTGCTTTGCACCTGTAAATGCAGTTGTGCAGCTTTGCAGAAAGCATCTCCTGCAGCTTAAAGAGGAACAAAGCAGTGATACAAATATAACATACTTATTGAACACACTCATATTGTGGTGCAAAAGTTGCTATGTGTCGTACCACTCCAATTCTTGGCCATCTTGAACATGTTGGCAGCTCTCACGTACAAGTCACAGGCCTCCTCGACCTTGGAGGAGCTCCTACAATGAACAAAAGCAAAGGGGAGGTTCATTCAGTTCGTTGAAACCGATAGGAGGCGCTATTAGCAGCGTTAGCCCTCAATCACACAACGTGTTTCCAGACCTGATATGGCCAACATGAAGCAAGAGGAGACAGAAATCAGTGTGAAAACACAGGCCCGATATTGCTCTGTAGCCTGGAAGTACTACATCAAAAATGAGAACAATGCCACTGTTTACTGCAGGTTGTGTAAGACGACCTTTAAGTTCTCTTCAAATACAGCCAACATGATAAAACACCTCAGAGTGAAACATCGACTCAACATCCCCGCTGTAGCCAACGGTGGCGAGAGACTATGCACGGAAGAGCCGAGCGAAGGCAGCATGGGTGAGTTTCAAAAGTGTTAAatcaaagcaaaaacacatatatGTCTCAGTGTGCTTTGGTTTTAAGTTACGTATGAATGAAAGCAAACGGTAAGGGATACATTCAGCGCACAAAACTGTGTTTATAATGACGCTTAATACGTGCAATGTGATGCTACTTGGCTAACTGGCTGGTTTTACTTTTGTGCAAAGTCTGCGGAGTGTAAAAAGAAACTCTGGTAGGTTTATGACAGGTAAATGCGAACAACGCCGTATTACAAATAATGCCATTTCAAAAGTATTGCTTATCAATATTCgtcaattcaaaatatatatgtcAACATTGCTTGTTGCAAACTTGTGTTGGATACTTATTATTTTAgatgttatattttaatgtgcAAGATTTGCACATTCAATATCGCGGAGGTGCAAAAAACATCATTAGTGGATTTACCCAAAAAACGATCCGAACAACGAATGCGACGTTTTCATTTTCTTGTCTGCCTCAGCCATGATGGCCATAGCTTCCTTTTCTTTTCCAGAATTATCCATTTTGTTGGATTAAATTTGAGCCAGACTGTAGGGAATGATATCCAAGCAATATCCCATTCACATCGCCTGAATTGaagttatttgttttattgacaCATCATGCGGAAATCGGAAGTAAATTCGCTAAGACTTTAGGGGTTGTCGTAAAATggatgttttcaaaataaacgAACTGtagtatttacattattacttgTCAGAAGTAATCAGTTAATGATTACATATTTACAGTTATGTAGCAATTTATATATCTCATCTACACGAGCAATGTCAAGCAGTTATAATATATAGACGCGACTGATGTGCATTATTCGCTTTTCTCGATTGTGGACAACTTACCCTGGTACCCTAGTGGCCACCCAGCCAAGCACATCCAGTGTGTAGGTCGCAAACGCGCGGAGGATGTGCAGGAATTCtgagatttttttatatgttattagtagggtattatttattttgtcgaCACGGAAATAAATACGTTATATAAGTCAGCATTGCGGAAGCCTGTAATATTTAGTGGTGTTAACACACGAGCTGGAAAAGGATGAAACCTCAATGGCCCTTGTGCTCGCCCGGAAGAACATCCAGTGACGTTTGATGTAAATAATAGCGGAATTGTTTCATTAGTATCATATTGCATGGTTATTGTTCTCTGGCTAAACGCTCTTGTAACGAGCAAGAGAGGGATTTGCCTGACATGGAGTCAAAAtcttaatacaaatattatttattctaaatgtttccgcaaaaaacaaagatgtttttgattgtCTTGCTGTGTGACATGCTGTACTGGTTTCGTTCGTTACAACAGTGTTCtggtataattattatataaacggttttattaactaatgataataataaaaacaacataaaatactacatagatggatatatttatagttttaaaaataatttcacacaCTCCAGTACCCTTTAAAAGGTGATAACCTTGTGAATTAGTGTCAAGTCaccgaataaaaaaaaaatacatgcctAAATTTACCTTTCACTTGCCTTACAACTactattttatagcatttaacggtgttgcatttttttggctaccagtcaaaatttgtaaacagtaagctttttaatgtttttttttctttaaagaagtctcttctgctcaccaagcctgcatttatttgatccaaagtacagcagaaacagtaaaattgtaaaatatttctactatttaaaatgttttctatttgattatattttcaaatgtaatttattcatgtgatttcaaagctgaatttttagcattattactccagtcacataatccttcagaaatcattctgatattctgatttgctgcttaaaaaacatttactactattattattgaaaacagcggagtagaattttttcaggtttctttgaatagaaagttcagaagaacagcatttatctgaattagaaatcttttgtaacattataaatgtctttatcatttttttaatttcagataaatgctgatctttggatctttctcttcatcaacgaatcctgaaaaatgtgcttaactgttttatatattggtggtaataataataataatagtagtgtttcttgagcagcaaatcagcatattagaatgatttctgaaggatcatgtgacactaaagattggagtaataatgctgaaaacgTAGCTTTgattgcaggaataaattacgttttaaaatatattcaaatagaaagtagttctagaaacagtaaaaatatttcacaatattactgcttttactgtgtttttgatcaaataaatacaggcttggtgagcagaagagaattctttaaacattaataatctttctgttcaaaaacttttgactggtagtgtataatatcTTAGCTAACTAGAAGTTCTCTTTAATGGTTGCATAAGACAGTTTCCCTTTATTTCTCTCttaacacacactcacacacacccaAATGCATACCAGAACTAATTTGTGCACAGTGACTTGGACAGGTGAGGCGAGACacttaatgacaaaattttttaaaaagctgtatgtatgtatgtcacAGCATCAAGAAAAATGTTAGTTAAGtcgaaatataaacaaaaaggcAGTGCTGATAATGCTATGTCTTTGTTTACCCAAATTGCATACAGCACTAGGATTTCTGTATATTTATGAAACTTTGTTGACTCCCAGAAAACATAAGGTTGCAAGGAACACATTCTAACCATGACAtaatatttcagtgaaaaagcaAACTTTCGTTTATCAAATTAAGGATGTAggattaaagatttttaatgaatttttcattACAAAGTAAATTTAACTGTAAGGGCTAGATTTACTAAACTGGGCAAATTAGTGTTGGAGCGCAATCCCATAAAAGCGCTGTTGGGAGGGGGAAATTCTGCGTGTGATTTGCTAACAATgtgcaaattaaagaacacagccgcagccagatcatttccataatgagCAGCGCTATCTACCAAGAGCAGCGTAAATTACCGCCtgctttaagacatgcttttttgggcATTAAATAATGGCGCAAATATAGTAATTTGACAAATGCAAATGTTAGTAAACCGCGTTGTGTGATTCCttttaatactctcctcccataaattttgcatctgaaagggaaactcctacaaatgcatattcaacaAGTTCAGGCGCAAAAATAACTGTCCACGTCTTTTCAACACTAAGTTTTCACTGCATGTCTATGTCTAGAGTactattttaatgccaaaagacgGTTGTACGCCAAAGGCTGTTAGTAAATCTGACCTTAAGTGTGCTAGTTGTATAATTATCTAAGTTCCTGtgacatacattaaaaaaaatcatttttgtaaaatttttctTTCACCACAGACATGGATCTCCCACCTCAAAGGCATCCAGGAAGTCTCAACGGTACAACTCTTCGTCGGAGAATGCAGCGTTTCTTGCCATTTTCTGATCGCCGCACATCAAAAGTGTGGAACCACTACACTCAGTTAAGTCTGCATCGTGTCGAGTGCAATCATTGTAAGAGACAGCTTTCCTTTCACAACAGCACTACGTCTATGAGAGAACACTTAGGACGCAAGCACAGCATTAGGGAAGGAGCAGTTCCCCCTCACAACACAGCAGGCATCCCCACTCCTACGGCGTTGCATTCTCACATTCAGACCTCTTTACTTGGTAACAGGTGTAACACCACAGGCAATGTTTCATTTCAAGCAGTGCTACCTGTTACTGTCAAAGAAGAGCAGGAAGAAGTACTGGCAGCTGAGCTGGCCGAGACCAAACCTGCTCGGACCACATACGCCCCCGACTGTGCAACGGTAAGCGGTACTTCTAGTTCAAATGCCATTGCGCACCAAGATACAGATATGGGCTGCCTAATGTATAATTTTCCTACTGGGGAAATGAGCAGCACTGCTGCAGCCAGCAGTGCCCGCAGTGGCACAAGAGCCTGCAGCAACAAGCGTGCAGAGGTGCTGACCGATCTTATCTTGGAAATGGTCTTCAGAGACCTTCAGCCATTGTCTGTGGTGGAAGAGAGGGGGTTCAAACTTTTACTGAGTTGCCTAGAACCTAACTACCCTGTCCCTTCTCCATCTCTGCTTGGAAGCCTACTTTGGCATCGCTACCACATCCTCAAGCAATGCCTTCAGCAGCATCTACAGACAAGTCTAGCTTCTCACTGTCTGACACTGTGCACCGAATACTGGCGATCAGTAGACGGATGCGGGGTTGACGGAGACGGTCAGTACTACCTCACAGTCAGCGCGCATTTTGTCGACTCTCATTGGCGCCTGGCACGGTGCGTGCTCGAGACCCGACCGATAGCAGAATTCAAAGGAAACCCCTCTGAGAGAGGGCAAGCAAGCTTTGCAGACACCTTGAGAGCAGTCCTCTCAGAGTTCCAGCTTCCAGAGAACTTCGTTTTTTGTGTCGTGCATGACACCCCAAGTGGATCGGAGTCCAGGGGGCAGGAGAATATGACCATCGATCAGGAATATCAGCAAGAATTTGCTGGACCCAGCCATCCTCCTCCTAGTAATCTCCCAGAGGGATGGGCACCACTGCTTTGTGCAGGACAAGCCCTGAAACTCTGTGTCCAGGAAGGACTTTGCGTGGAGACTGTCAGACAAGCTCTGGCAGATGCCCGTGCCATTGTCCTACATTTCC
Encoded here:
- the si:dkeyp-117b8.4 gene encoding uncharacterized protein si:dkeyp-117b8.4 isoform X1, encoding MANMKQEETEISVKTQARYCSVAWKYYIKNENNATVYCRLCKTTFKFSSNTANMIKHLRVKHRLNIPAVANGGERLCTEEPSEGSMDMDLPPQRHPGSLNGTTLRRRMQRFLPFSDRRTSKVWNHYTQLSLHRVECNHCKRQLSFHNSTTSMREHLGRKHSIREGAVPPHNTAGIPTPTALHSHIQTSLLGNRCNTTGNVSFQAVLPVTVKEEQEEVLAAELAETKPARTTYAPDCATVSGTSSSNAIAHQDTDMGCLMYNFPTGEMSSTAAASSARSGTRACSNKRAEVLTDLILEMVFRDLQPLSVVEERGFKLLLSCLEPNYPVPSPSLLGSLLWHRYHILKQCLQQHLQTSLASHCLTLCTEYWRSVDGCGVDGDGQYYLTVSAHFVDSHWRLARCVLETRPIAEFKGNPSERGQASFADTLRAVLSEFQLPENFVFCVVHDTPSGSESRGQENMTIDQEYQQEFAGPSHPPPSNLPEGWAPLLCAGQALKLCVQEGLCVETVRQALADARAIVLHFQHDVNASTALSQKAEAVNKESACLVLNDPGRWTTAIEMCESLLELKWVVSSVLEEQKVATNLADHQWRLIHELVPVLKTVRIAASFLSEDINGPISALMPCLQGVSRLLGQKIAECTCPVVRGVMERIRAGMDKRWSLSDEDALLDSPAVLSSFLDPRFKELRFLSPHARSKLHDKVKELLSVQAFRSNEGMNGDRTRSMQVEETVDERGEPADFGLDDSLPIPAMASLDSPESCGSVEEGDSVELQPSEPSVAVSSPEQVNENTLEVGSPFKNANDRKRRSSGTSMTSPLRGDLQLTPRIRMSPLPQSMYDILLGEDPTERMPEIHQQLENYIAEPLCRRSLSPLQWWRNKEHRFPAVARLARKYLSIPATAVSADRAFAPRESPVTQRRATLGSKHLDHILFLHQNTDYVDQLKGGNSAREIEWNSVSGNQSRESLYQTLVSYESKVRVPEEES